From Humisphaera borealis, the proteins below share one genomic window:
- the rpoC gene encoding DNA-directed RNA polymerase subunit beta', giving the protein MAESVYDRINDYGSVKIQLASPNDIRSWSFGEVKKPETINYRTYRAEKDGLFCERIFGPERDWECSCGKYKGTKYKGIICDRCGVKVTHSRVRRKRMGHINLAAPIVHIWFFKALPSRLGALLDMKTSDLEKVIYFQDYVVTDPGESPLKKKQILTEDEYRAAYEKYQHRFQAEMGAEAVKKLLGMQNLDAEQAKVRADIEKTNSKQKIKDLTKRLKMIEAIRGSENKSEWMVMDVIPVIPPDLRPLVLLESGNFATSDLNDLYRRIINRNNRLKKLVDLNAPEVIIRNEKRMLQQAVDALFDNGRCRRPVLGSSNRPLKSLTDMIKGKQGRFRENLLGKRVDYSARSVIVVGPELKLHQCGLPKKIALELYQPFIIRKLKEHGLADTIKSAKKMLERRDPEVWDILEEVIYQHPVMLNRAPTLHRMGIQAFEPVLVEGNAIKIHPLVCKGFNADFDGDQMAVHLPLSIEAQIETHVLMLAPNNIFSPANGSPIISPSQDIVLGIYYITAERDFDKGEFSLFNSPQEAMLAKELGKINMHTRIFVRLNNRKSVVASEKASPVSIIDEAWKALEVERKRRDVNYVAKPKPAHFKSNVILTTVGRCIFNDVLPADMPFYNVALTSAGQSRVIADCYERLGRPATISLLDNMKALGFKRSTLAALSFGITDIRTPDSKQTILDEGQKKADKIEKNFRMGAITDQERYAQLIDLWGHARKQVTDDLMDALANDYRDDSGKPMGKEEAMKAHRPKYLNPINMMATSKARGSVDQMRQLGGMRGLMAKPSGEIIETPIKSNFREGLSVLEYFSSTHGARKGLADTALKTADSGYLTRKLADVGQNVIINQIDCETLNGITKTTIYKGETVEVELKELIVGRTARDTIRNPITDETIVSENQLITGEIADKIKDLKLDSIRVRSPLTCEATRGVCARCYGVDMSTNQLVEEGLAVGIIAAQSIGEPGTQLTMRTFHTGGAAQSSYIENDIKTTNGGIVSHRDIAAVPVKDDETGAIRNVALKRNGEIVVLDAKGRELEKFKVPYGATVIAKDGEKVKARDQLVVWDPHITPILAEKGGIVRYEDIEEGETARLEEERKGSTSTGAAKLVVIEHKGERHPRITIEGADGKILDFHYLPAKARIEVTNGQKIEAGHLLARQPKESAGTMDITGGLPRVTEIFEARKPKDPAVLAEISGVVELRDDKRRGKVTINVKNESGMEKEHHVPKDKELQVHAGDYVEAGDPLIRGPIIPHDILRIKGEESLHVYLLTEVQNVYRSQGVKINDKHIEITLNQMLRKVKVDDPGDTKMLPGEVVDKFKFRQANDMVAQSVRVVEPGGTDFKEGDVVTKAEFKDANEGAEANGKEPAKAKKPRPARGKTLLLGITKASLQSESFISAASFQETTKVLTEAALAGAVDSLLGLKENVILGHLIPAGTAFNPHLNLKLIHLAEPPEMPEPEPTPTATTGSFSAAGLPRSPRDMMMSNPAFRPQG; this is encoded by the coding sequence ATGGCTGAAAGCGTCTACGATCGCATTAACGACTACGGCTCGGTCAAGATCCAGCTCGCCAGCCCGAACGACATCCGTTCGTGGTCCTTCGGCGAAGTGAAGAAGCCCGAGACCATCAACTACCGCACCTACCGCGCGGAAAAGGACGGCCTTTTCTGCGAGCGCATCTTCGGTCCCGAACGGGACTGGGAATGCTCCTGCGGCAAGTACAAGGGCACGAAGTACAAGGGCATCATCTGTGACCGCTGCGGCGTGAAGGTGACGCACTCGCGCGTCCGCCGTAAGCGCATGGGCCATATCAATCTGGCCGCCCCCATCGTGCACATCTGGTTCTTCAAAGCCCTCCCCAGCCGCCTGGGCGCGCTGCTGGACATGAAGACCAGCGACCTCGAAAAGGTCATCTACTTCCAGGACTACGTCGTCACCGACCCCGGTGAATCGCCGTTGAAGAAGAAGCAGATCCTGACCGAAGACGAGTACCGCGCCGCGTACGAGAAGTACCAGCACCGCTTCCAGGCCGAGATGGGCGCTGAAGCGGTCAAGAAGCTGCTCGGTATGCAGAACCTCGACGCCGAGCAGGCCAAGGTTCGCGCCGACATCGAAAAGACCAACAGCAAGCAGAAGATCAAGGACCTGACCAAGCGTCTCAAGATGATCGAAGCCATCCGTGGCTCCGAGAACAAGAGCGAGTGGATGGTCATGGACGTCATTCCGGTCATCCCGCCGGACCTGCGTCCGCTGGTTCTGCTCGAAAGCGGCAACTTCGCGACGAGCGATCTGAACGACCTGTACCGCCGCATCATCAACCGCAACAACCGGCTCAAGAAGCTGGTCGACCTTAACGCGCCTGAAGTCATCATTCGCAACGAAAAGCGCATGCTGCAGCAGGCCGTCGATGCGCTGTTCGACAACGGCCGTTGCCGTCGTCCGGTGCTCGGCTCGTCCAACCGCCCGCTCAAGTCGCTGACCGACATGATCAAGGGCAAGCAGGGTCGCTTCCGCGAAAACCTGCTCGGCAAGCGCGTCGACTACTCGGCCCGTTCGGTCATCGTGGTCGGCCCGGAGCTGAAGCTCCACCAGTGCGGCCTTCCCAAGAAGATCGCGCTGGAGCTCTACCAGCCGTTCATCATCCGCAAGCTCAAGGAGCACGGACTTGCCGACACGATCAAGTCGGCCAAGAAGATGCTCGAGCGGCGTGACCCCGAAGTCTGGGACATCCTTGAAGAAGTGATTTACCAGCACCCGGTCATGCTGAACCGGGCACCCACGCTGCATCGTATGGGCATCCAGGCGTTCGAGCCGGTGCTCGTCGAAGGCAACGCCATCAAGATCCACCCGCTGGTCTGCAAAGGCTTCAACGCCGACTTCGATGGCGACCAGATGGCCGTCCACCTGCCGCTGTCGATCGAAGCGCAGATCGAAACGCACGTGCTGATGCTGGCGCCGAACAACATCTTCTCGCCCGCCAACGGCAGCCCGATCATCTCGCCGTCGCAGGATATCGTGCTCGGTATCTACTACATCACGGCCGAGCGTGATTTCGACAAGGGCGAGTTCTCCCTTTTCAACAGCCCGCAGGAAGCGATGCTGGCCAAGGAACTGGGCAAGATCAACATGCATACGCGGATCTTCGTCCGCCTGAACAACCGCAAGTCGGTCGTAGCGTCGGAAAAGGCGTCGCCGGTGTCGATCATCGACGAAGCATGGAAGGCGCTGGAAGTCGAGCGCAAGCGTCGCGACGTGAACTACGTCGCCAAGCCCAAGCCCGCCCACTTCAAGAGCAACGTCATCCTGACGACGGTCGGCCGCTGCATCTTCAACGACGTGCTGCCGGCGGACATGCCGTTCTACAACGTCGCCCTGACCAGCGCCGGCCAGAGCCGCGTCATCGCCGACTGCTACGAGCGTCTCGGCCGTCCGGCGACCATTTCGCTGCTGGACAACATGAAGGCCCTGGGCTTCAAGCGCAGCACGCTCGCCGCGCTGTCGTTCGGCATCACCGACATCCGTACGCCAGACTCGAAGCAGACGATTCTGGACGAAGGCCAGAAGAAGGCCGACAAGATCGAAAAGAACTTCCGCATGGGCGCCATCACCGATCAGGAGCGGTACGCCCAGCTCATCGACCTGTGGGGCCACGCCCGCAAGCAGGTCACCGACGACCTCATGGATGCGCTCGCCAACGACTACCGCGATGACAGCGGCAAGCCGATGGGCAAGGAAGAGGCGATGAAGGCCCACCGGCCCAAGTACCTCAACCCCATCAACATGATGGCAACGAGCAAGGCCCGAGGCTCGGTCGACCAGATGCGTCAGCTCGGCGGCATGCGCGGCCTGATGGCCAAGCCGTCCGGCGAAATCATCGAAACCCCGATCAAGTCTAACTTCCGCGAAGGCCTGTCGGTGCTCGAGTACTTCTCGTCCACCCACGGCGCGCGTAAGGGCCTGGCCGATACCGCACTCAAGACCGCCGACTCGGGTTACCTTACCCGTAAGCTCGCCGACGTCGGCCAGAACGTCATCATCAACCAGATCGATTGCGAAACGCTCAACGGCATCACCAAGACCACCATCTATAAGGGTGAAACGGTCGAAGTGGAGCTGAAGGAGCTGATCGTCGGCCGTACCGCCCGGGATACCATCCGCAACCCGATCACCGACGAGACGATCGTCTCGGAAAACCAGCTGATCACCGGCGAAATCGCCGACAAGATCAAGGACCTCAAGCTCGACAGCATCCGCGTCCGCTCGCCGCTGACCTGCGAAGCGACCCGCGGCGTCTGCGCCCGCTGCTACGGCGTGGACATGAGCACCAACCAGCTCGTCGAAGAAGGCCTGGCGGTCGGCATCATCGCCGCTCAGTCCATCGGCGAACCGGGCACTCAGCTCACCATGCGTACGTTCCACACCGGTGGTGCGGCCCAGTCGAGCTACATCGAGAACGACATCAAGACGACCAACGGCGGTATCGTCTCTCACCGCGATATCGCGGCCGTCCCCGTGAAGGACGACGAAACCGGAGCCATCCGCAACGTCGCTCTGAAGCGTAACGGCGAAATCGTGGTGCTCGACGCCAAGGGCCGGGAACTCGAGAAGTTCAAGGTCCCCTACGGCGCAACTGTCATCGCCAAGGACGGCGAAAAGGTCAAAGCCCGCGACCAGCTCGTGGTGTGGGATCCGCACATCACGCCCATCCTGGCCGAGAAGGGCGGTATCGTCCGCTACGAAGACATCGAAGAAGGCGAAACCGCCCGGCTGGAAGAAGAGCGTAAGGGCTCGACCAGCACCGGTGCCGCCAAGCTCGTCGTCATCGAGCACAAGGGCGAACGCCACCCGCGTATCACCATCGAAGGCGCAGACGGCAAGATCCTCGACTTCCATTACCTGCCCGCAAAGGCGCGTATCGAAGTCACCAACGGCCAGAAGATCGAGGCCGGTCACCTCCTCGCCCGCCAGCCGAAGGAATCGGCCGGCACGATGGACATCACCGGCGGTCTGCCGCGTGTCACGGAAATCTTCGAGGCTCGCAAGCCGAAGGACCCCGCCGTGCTCGCCGAGATCTCCGGCGTGGTCGAACTCCGCGACGACAAGCGCCGCGGCAAGGTCACCATCAACGTCAAGAACGAGTCCGGCATGGAAAAGGAGCACCACGTCCCCAAGGACAAGGAACTCCAGGTCCACGCCGGCGACTACGTCGAAGCCGGCGACCCGCTCATCCGCGGGCCGATCATTCCGCACGACATTCTTCGCATCAAGGGCGAAGAGTCGCTGCACGTCTACCTGCTGACCGAAGTCCAGAACGTGTACCGTTCGCAGGGCGTGAAGATCAATGACAAGCACATTGAAATCACGCTCAACCAGATGCTCCGCAAGGTGAAGGTAGACGATCCGGGTGACACCAAGATGCTGCCCGGCGAAGTGGTCGACAAGTTCAAGTTCCGTCAGGCCAACGACATGGTCGCCCAGAGCGTCCGCGTCGTCGAACCCGGCGGCACCGACTTCAAGGAAGGCGACGTCGTCACCAAGGCCGAGTTCAAGGACGCCAACGAAGGCGCCGAAGCCAACGGCAAGGAACCGGCCAAGGCCAAGAAGCCCCGTCCGGCCCGCGGCAAGACACTCCTGCTGGGTATCACCAAGGCGTCGCTGCAGAGCGAGTCGTTCATCTCTGCCGCGTCGTTCCAGGAAACCACCAAGGTGCTCACCGAGGCGGCTCTCGCCGGCGCGGTGGACAGCCTGCTGGGCCTGAAGGAGAACGTCATTCTCGGCCACCTGATCCCGGCCGGTACGGCGTTCAACCCGCACCTGAACCTGAAGCTCATCCACCTGGCCGAGCCGCCGGAGATGCCCGAGCCCGAGCCCACCCCGACCGCGACCACAGGCAGCTTCAGCGCCGCCGGCCTGCCCCGCAGCCCGCGCGACATGATGATGTCCAACCCCGCGTTCAGGCCGCAAGGCTGA
- a CDS encoding sialidase family protein, with amino-acid sequence MNQCARLTVAILFLCAAVPATIAAAPDWKQQATDDARSDRTSIAYDGKTPDKLVCDTTLRQLPDGSWALFMLAGDDFEPSPKNYIGLTRSTDEGKTWSPLQPVDIGMPRQGRTAGQGPTELLVRGSRATLYFSTHSQTWGRDWQSWLMHSDDNCKTWGRPEPLPGRLANFTFIRNHITTRDGRILLPFQHYLGPGPNVPPPPAEEKPWHQALRHYVSNPRNGVLMSSDGGKTWTEHGDIRITDDDRYHGWAENNIVELADNRIAMIIRADRLGGVLYYAESKDGGRTWPAAATKTDIPNPGSKATLYGLGGDTVAILHNPNPKFRSPMALWISFDGMKTWPYQRVLQAESCDGPKGRMNYPDGFVSSDKRWLHFAFDDNRHRAVHYSAKLPPPTNGRE; translated from the coding sequence ATGAACCAATGCGCCCGCCTGACCGTCGCGATCCTGTTCCTCTGCGCCGCGGTGCCCGCCACAATCGCCGCCGCACCCGACTGGAAGCAGCAGGCGACCGACGACGCCAGGAGCGACCGCACCTCCATCGCTTACGACGGCAAAACGCCCGACAAGCTCGTCTGCGACACCACGCTCCGGCAGTTGCCCGACGGCTCCTGGGCGCTGTTCATGCTGGCCGGCGACGACTTCGAACCCTCGCCGAAAAACTACATCGGCCTGACCCGCAGCACCGACGAAGGCAAAACCTGGTCGCCGCTCCAGCCGGTCGACATCGGCATGCCGCGCCAGGGCAGGACGGCGGGGCAGGGGCCCACCGAACTGCTCGTCCGTGGCAGCCGTGCCACCCTCTATTTCTCCACTCATTCCCAGACCTGGGGCCGCGACTGGCAAAGCTGGCTCATGCACTCCGACGACAACTGCAAGACCTGGGGCAGGCCCGAGCCCCTCCCCGGCCGGCTTGCCAACTTCACCTTCATCCGCAATCACATCACCACCCGCGACGGCCGAATCCTGCTTCCCTTCCAGCACTACCTCGGCCCCGGCCCCAACGTCCCGCCGCCGCCTGCCGAGGAGAAGCCCTGGCACCAGGCCCTCCGCCATTACGTCAGCAATCCCCGCAACGGCGTGCTGATGAGCAGCGACGGGGGCAAAACCTGGACCGAGCACGGCGACATCCGCATCACCGACGACGACCGCTACCACGGATGGGCCGAAAACAACATCGTCGAACTCGCCGACAACCGCATCGCCATGATCATTCGCGCCGACCGCCTCGGCGGCGTCCTCTACTATGCCGAGAGCAAAGACGGCGGCCGCACCTGGCCGGCCGCCGCGACGAAAACCGACATCCCCAACCCCGGCTCCAAGGCAACGCTCTACGGCCTGGGCGGCGACACCGTCGCGATCCTGCACAACCCTAACCCCAAGTTCCGCAGCCCCATGGCGCTATGGATCAGCTTCGACGGCATGAAAACCTGGCCCTACCAGCGCGTACTGCAGGCCGAAAGCTGCGACGGCCCCAAGGGCCGCATGAACTACCCCGACGGCTTCGTAAGCAGCGACAAGCGCTGGCTGCACTTCGCGTTCGACGACAACCGCCACCGCGCGGTGCACTACAGCGCCAAGCTCCCGCCACCGACCAATGGCCGGGAGTGA
- a CDS encoding Calx-beta domain-containing protein, with the protein MSLAENGKRRRRPSGISPGYMRAFWSRIEPLETRRLFADIAIAAGDVAGLVTAIGVANANGEADVISLAAGSTYTFATAIDSSFGASALPAISSEIRIEGNGATLKRDSTVASLRLARIVAGGDLSLANLTLRDFRIVGGDGATFQETASEAGGGGGAGMGGVFFNEGTLKIVGSTLTANAAVGGKGGDGGIIQLAPTPSGGGGGGGIGGNGGAGALGGGGGGSIGAGGNATDGNGAPGGSGGSGGQPGDNAASTSDLGGAAPGAGGGGGAASAPGGAGGHGGGGGGGGANGHGGAGGFGGGGGAGGTLGTGGIGGFGGGGGGGGDGALGADGGFEAGAGSHGLIEDIDRPGGGAGGGGAGFGGAIFNNEGTVTIVNSTFTANAAQGGAGGTAANGDDQQDKASPGSGIGGAIFSRNGSLTIANSTLSANTVSVNRGRNLYVLSDGAGKTASARLTNSIVGQQDNSITDVDALDYNEGNVPTFAGSANNLIRRTDLVGLGVLGSGDPKLGPLLIQGGPTATMALLSGSPALNAGNNSLIPGGTTNDQRGAGFPRIVGAQVDVGAFEAAAASTPKVSIADVSLAEGNAGLKSFTFTLTRSSGTGSASVNWATADGATPGAIANAGFDYQAAGGTVHFAAGQLTRTVTVKVIGDTNIESDQRFVVNLSNPTNLVIDDGRGTGTILNDDVPPPTLSISDASVTEGNSGSKTVQFTISLDRKINQPVTFKYATAPGSAAAGIDFVAKAGTVTIPTFAKSVIVTVAVNGDLLVEPSETFSVNLSALTVAVIGDGNGVGTIVNDDTPAIRISNAPSVIEGNSGTRLMNFTVTLDRASNTAVSVKFATADGTATTALNDYQATSGTITFAAGQTSRTISVVINGDTIKGVNETVFVNLTSPIGAIIDDGQGVGTIMNDD; encoded by the coding sequence ATGAGTCTCGCAGAAAACGGGAAACGTCGCCGTCGGCCATCCGGGATCTCGCCGGGTTACATGCGGGCGTTCTGGTCGCGGATCGAACCACTGGAAACGCGCCGTCTCTTCGCCGACATCGCGATCGCCGCAGGCGACGTCGCCGGTCTGGTGACGGCGATAGGCGTGGCAAACGCCAACGGCGAAGCCGATGTGATCTCTCTGGCGGCGGGCTCGACTTACACGTTCGCGACCGCGATCGATTCGAGCTTTGGGGCTTCGGCGCTGCCGGCGATCAGCAGCGAGATCCGAATCGAGGGTAACGGCGCTACGCTGAAGCGTGACTCCACCGTCGCAAGCCTGCGCCTGGCTCGCATCGTCGCCGGCGGTGACCTGTCGCTGGCGAATCTCACGTTGCGGGACTTTCGAATCGTCGGCGGCGACGGCGCAACCTTCCAGGAGACCGCCAGCGAAGCCGGAGGCGGCGGCGGCGCGGGCATGGGCGGCGTCTTCTTCAATGAGGGGACGCTGAAGATCGTCGGCAGCACGCTGACCGCCAACGCCGCGGTCGGCGGCAAGGGCGGGGACGGCGGCATCATCCAGCTCGCTCCGACGCCATCGGGCGGCGGAGGGGGCGGCGGCATCGGCGGTAACGGCGGCGCGGGCGCGCTGGGCGGCGGCGGCGGTGGCAGCATTGGCGCAGGCGGCAACGCCACCGACGGCAACGGCGCGCCCGGCGGCTCCGGAGGCTCCGGCGGCCAGCCCGGCGACAACGCCGCCTCTACATCCGACCTCGGCGGCGCTGCGCCCGGGGCGGGCGGCGGCGGTGGCGCGGCCTCGGCGCCCGGCGGCGCGGGTGGACACGGCGGTGGTGGCGGCGGCGGTGGCGCCAACGGCCACGGCGGCGCCGGCGGCTTCGGCGGCGGTGGTGGCGCCGGCGGAACACTCGGCACCGGCGGCATCGGAGGATTCGGCGGCGGCGGTGGTGGTGGCGGCGACGGCGCGCTCGGTGCCGACGGTGGCTTCGAAGCCGGCGCTGGCAGCCACGGCCTCATCGAAGACATCGATCGACCCGGCGGCGGCGCAGGAGGCGGCGGCGCGGGCTTCGGCGGCGCGATCTTCAATAACGAAGGCACCGTCACCATCGTCAACAGCACCTTCACCGCAAACGCCGCGCAAGGCGGTGCCGGTGGAACCGCGGCCAACGGCGACGACCAGCAGGACAAGGCGTCGCCGGGGTCGGGGATCGGCGGCGCGATCTTCAGCCGCAACGGGTCCCTGACCATTGCCAACAGCACGCTGTCGGCCAATACCGTCTCGGTGAATCGCGGCCGCAACCTCTACGTCCTCAGCGACGGCGCGGGCAAGACGGCTTCGGCCAGGCTCACCAACTCGATCGTCGGCCAGCAGGACAACAGCATCACCGACGTCGACGCGCTCGACTACAACGAGGGCAACGTGCCCACTTTCGCCGGCAGCGCCAACAACCTGATCCGCAGGACCGACCTCGTCGGGCTCGGCGTCCTGGGCAGCGGAGATCCGAAACTCGGTCCGCTTCTGATCCAGGGCGGCCCGACCGCTACGATGGCGCTGCTGTCGGGGAGCCCGGCACTGAACGCCGGGAACAATTCGCTGATCCCCGGCGGCACGACCAACGACCAGCGCGGCGCGGGCTTCCCGCGCATCGTCGGAGCGCAGGTCGATGTCGGCGCGTTCGAGGCGGCCGCGGCCTCCACGCCGAAGGTTTCGATTGCCGACGTTTCGCTGGCCGAGGGGAATGCGGGATTGAAGTCGTTCACGTTCACGCTGACCCGCTCGTCCGGCACCGGGTCGGCCTCCGTCAACTGGGCGACCGCCGACGGCGCAACGCCCGGAGCGATCGCCAACGCCGGCTTCGATTACCAGGCCGCCGGCGGCACGGTTCACTTCGCCGCCGGGCAGTTGACGCGGACGGTGACGGTCAAGGTCATCGGCGACACGAATATTGAAAGCGATCAGCGCTTTGTCGTGAACCTGTCGAACCCGACAAACTTGGTCATCGACGATGGCAGGGGCACCGGCACGATTCTGAACGACGACGTCCCCCCGCCGACACTGTCGATCAGCGACGCGAGCGTCACCGAGGGAAACAGCGGTTCGAAGACGGTTCAGTTCACCATCTCGCTGGACCGGAAGATCAATCAGCCGGTGACATTCAAGTACGCCACGGCTCCCGGCAGCGCAGCCGCGGGAATTGACTTCGTCGCCAAGGCCGGGACCGTGACCATTCCCACGTTCGCGAAATCCGTGATCGTGACCGTCGCGGTCAACGGCGACCTGCTCGTCGAACCGAGCGAGACGTTCTCTGTAAACCTCAGCGCGTTGACGGTGGCGGTCATCGGCGACGGCAACGGCGTCGGCACGATCGTGAACGACGACACGCCGGCGATCCGCATCAGCAATGCCCCGAGCGTGATCGAGGGCAACAGCGGGACAAGGCTGATGAACTTCACCGTGACGCTTGATCGCGCTTCCAACACGGCAGTCAGCGTGAAGTTCGCGACCGCCGACGGGACGGCCACGACCGCGCTCAACGACTACCAGGCGACGAGCGGGACCATCACCTTCGCCGCCGGACAGACGAGCAGGACGATCTCGGTGGTGATCAACGGCGACACGATCAAGGGCGTGAACGAGACGGTGTTCGTGAATCTTACCAGTCCGATCGGCGCGATCATCGACGACGGGCAAGGCGTGGGGACGATCATGAATGATGATTGA
- a CDS encoding sulfotransferase — MSKVRSYAFVFVCQAGVLENKALLLAASLKRFLRCEHELIAAVPSPAARWGTLAADTTALLHDLGCRIEPITNLVADDYPIGNKISCMLLKTTMDRLVFIDSDILLTGPFDGDPAFDFPVAAKAVDLANLTEYRQWRRAYAAMKLKLPDDRVASTVYGQLVHPYFNAGLIAADPTSGFGDAWLESCRRIDAKWGVRLKRPHLDQIALPVAIKKLKLPYACLDERYNYPVHIKAIDYARPPLFAHYHSPPVLRREPMLVDLARDLCNERPALKQRIEADPEYAPLLTSGVGGAVVAPAAAGTAALQPSSPHRTPTPELIITGFPRSGTSYLCNLLHRYENCVVLNEPDGISRPLRKELIPYGVGAFYRDQRREILERRPILNKLKDGKVTDETMEANEQTQYLPAVTSRDFVLGVKSPLGFLSRLPAMRRAMPAAKLIVCIRNPFDVIASWKTTFSHLLSADVKKMSHGGLRDPFLSDRQRRALVDVGQLKNPAWRRAAWWRYLADQILDAVAMSGGANAGSAGLIVVPYTQAVTDPMSVMGRIFEGFNPGTLREPIEPSTVRAGKRDALDAEDLQAIRAVCLPTAALLGVAQ, encoded by the coding sequence ATGAGCAAGGTCCGCTCCTACGCGTTCGTCTTCGTCTGCCAGGCCGGCGTGCTGGAGAACAAGGCTTTGCTGCTGGCGGCGTCGCTCAAGCGTTTCCTGCGCTGCGAGCATGAACTGATCGCCGCCGTCCCGTCCCCCGCCGCCCGCTGGGGCACCCTCGCCGCCGACACCACCGCCCTGCTGCACGACCTCGGCTGCCGCATCGAGCCGATCACCAACCTCGTCGCCGACGACTACCCCATCGGCAACAAGATCTCCTGCATGCTCCTCAAGACGACGATGGACCGGCTCGTCTTCATCGATTCCGACATCCTCCTGACCGGGCCCTTCGACGGCGATCCGGCGTTCGACTTTCCCGTTGCCGCCAAGGCCGTCGACCTCGCCAACCTCACCGAGTACCGCCAGTGGCGGCGGGCGTATGCGGCGATGAAACTCAAGCTCCCCGACGACCGCGTCGCATCGACCGTCTACGGCCAGCTCGTACACCCCTACTTCAATGCCGGCCTGATCGCCGCCGACCCCACCAGCGGTTTCGGCGACGCCTGGCTCGAATCCTGCCGCCGCATCGATGCCAAGTGGGGCGTCCGTCTGAAGCGGCCGCATCTCGATCAGATCGCGCTGCCCGTCGCGATCAAGAAACTGAAGCTTCCCTATGCCTGCCTCGACGAGCGCTACAACTACCCCGTCCACATCAAGGCCATCGACTACGCCCGGCCGCCGCTGTTCGCCCATTACCATTCGCCGCCGGTCCTTCGGCGGGAGCCGATGCTGGTCGACCTCGCCCGCGACCTCTGCAACGAACGGCCGGCCCTGAAGCAGCGCATCGAGGCCGACCCGGAATACGCCCCGCTGCTGACCAGTGGTGTTGGCGGTGCGGTCGTCGCGCCAGCCGCGGCCGGGACGGCTGCACTACAACCCAGTTCGCCCCACCGGACGCCGACCCCCGAACTCATCATCACCGGCTTCCCGCGGAGCGGCACCAGTTACCTCTGCAACCTCCTCCACCGCTACGAAAACTGCGTCGTCCTCAACGAGCCCGACGGCATCAGCCGGCCATTGCGCAAGGAACTCATTCCCTACGGCGTCGGCGCGTTCTACCGCGACCAGCGCCGCGAAATCCTCGAACGCCGGCCCATCCTCAACAAGCTCAAGGACGGCAAGGTCACCGACGAAACCATGGAAGCCAACGAGCAGACCCAGTATCTGCCGGCGGTGACCTCGCGCGACTTCGTCCTCGGCGTCAAAAGCCCGCTCGGCTTCCTGAGCCGCCTGCCCGCGATGCGCCGCGCCATGCCCGCGGCCAAGCTCATCGTCTGCATCCGCAACCCGTTCGATGTCATCGCCAGTTGGAAGACCACGTTCTCGCACCTCCTTTCCGCGGACGTGAAGAAGATGAGTCACGGCGGCTTGCGCGACCCGTTCCTTTCCGACCGCCAGCGCCGCGCCCTCGTTGACGTCGGCCAACTCAAAAATCCCGCCTGGCGTCGGGCGGCGTGGTGGCGCTACCTCGCCGACCAGATCCTCGACGCCGTCGCGATGTCCGGCGGCGCCAACGCCGGCAGCGCCGGCCTGATCGTCGTGCCGTACACCCAGGCGGTGACCGACCCGATGTCGGTGATGGGCCGGATCTTCGAAGGGTTCAACCCTGGCACGCTGAGAGAACCGATCGAACCCTCCACCGTCCGCGCCGGCAAGCGCGACGCCCTCGACGCCGAGGACCTTCAAGCGATCCGCGCCGTCTGCCTGCCGACGGCGGCGCTGCTGGGGGTCGCTCAGTAG